The following are encoded in a window of Streptomyces sp. SAT1 genomic DNA:
- the ilvN gene encoding acetolactate synthase small subunit translates to MSTKHTLSVLVENTPGILARIAALFSRRGFNIDSLAVGVTEHPDISRITIVVGVEDLPLEQVTKQLNKLVNVLKIVELEPGSAVQRELVLVKVRADNETRSQITEIVQLFRAKTVDVSPEAVTIEATGSSDKLTAMLKMLEQYGIKELVQSGTIAIGRGARSITDRSLRALDRSA, encoded by the coding sequence ATGTCCACCAAGCACACGCTCTCGGTCCTGGTCGAGAACACCCCCGGCATCCTCGCCCGGATCGCCGCCCTGTTCTCCCGCCGCGGCTTCAACATCGACTCGCTCGCGGTCGGCGTCACCGAGCACCCCGACATCTCCCGCATCACCATCGTGGTCGGTGTGGAGGACCTGCCGCTGGAGCAGGTGACCAAGCAGCTCAACAAGCTCGTCAACGTGCTGAAGATCGTCGAACTGGAACCCGGTTCGGCCGTGCAGCGCGAACTCGTCCTGGTGAAGGTGCGCGCCGACAACGAGACGCGCTCCCAGATCACCGAGATCGTCCAGCTCTTCCGCGCCAAGACGGTCGACGTCTCCCCGGAGGCCGTGACCATCGAGGCCACCGGATCCAGCGACAAGCTGACCGCCATGCTCAAGATGCTGGAGCAGTACGGCATCAAGGAGCTGGTGCAGTCCGGCACCATCGCGATCGGCCGCGGCGCCCGTTCGATCACGGACCGGTCGCTGCGCGCCCTCGACCGATCGGCGTAA
- the ilvC gene encoding ketol-acid reductoisomerase: MAELFYDADADLSIIQGRKVAVIGYGSQGHAHALSLRDSGVDVRVGLHEGSKSKAKAEEQGLRVVSPSEAAAEADVIMILVPDPIQAQVYEEHIAPNLKDGDALFFGHGLNIRYGFIKPPAGVDVCMVAPKGPGHLVRRQYEEGRGVPCIVAVEQDASGNAFALALSYAKGIGGTRAGVIKTTFTEETETDLFGEQAVLCGGTAALVKAGFETLVEAGYQPEIAYFECLHELKLIVDLMYEGGLEKMRWSISETAEWGDYVTGPRIITDATKAEMKKVLAEIQDGTFAKNWMDEYHGGLKRYNEYKKQDSEHLLETTGKELRKLMSWVDEEA; encoded by the coding sequence GTGGCCGAGCTGTTCTACGACGCCGACGCCGACCTGTCCATCATCCAGGGCCGCAAGGTCGCGGTCATCGGTTACGGCAGCCAGGGTCACGCCCATGCCCTGTCGCTGCGCGACTCGGGTGTCGACGTGCGGGTGGGTCTGCACGAGGGGTCCAAGTCGAAGGCGAAGGCCGAGGAGCAGGGCCTGCGCGTGGTGAGCCCGTCCGAGGCCGCGGCCGAGGCCGACGTCATCATGATCCTGGTGCCGGACCCGATCCAGGCCCAGGTCTACGAGGAGCACATCGCGCCGAACCTGAAGGACGGCGACGCGCTGTTCTTCGGGCACGGCCTGAACATCCGCTACGGCTTCATCAAGCCCCCGGCCGGTGTCGACGTCTGCATGGTCGCCCCCAAGGGCCCCGGCCACCTGGTGCGCCGCCAGTACGAGGAGGGCCGCGGCGTCCCGTGCATCGTGGCCGTCGAGCAGGACGCCTCCGGCAACGCCTTCGCGCTGGCCCTGTCCTACGCCAAGGGCATCGGCGGCACCCGCGCCGGCGTCATCAAGACCACCTTCACCGAGGAGACCGAGACCGACCTCTTCGGCGAGCAGGCCGTGCTGTGCGGCGGCACCGCCGCGCTGGTCAAGGCCGGTTTCGAGACGCTGGTCGAGGCGGGCTACCAGCCGGAGATCGCCTACTTCGAGTGCCTGCACGAGCTGAAGCTGATCGTCGACCTCATGTACGAGGGCGGCCTGGAGAAGATGCGCTGGTCGATCTCCGAGACCGCCGAGTGGGGCGACTACGTCACCGGCCCGCGCATCATCACCGACGCCACCAAGGCCGAGATGAAGAAGGTCCTCGCCGAGATCCAGGACGGCACCTTCGCCAAGAACTGGATGGACGAGTACCACGGCGGCCTCAAGCGGTACAACGAGTACAAGAAGCAGGACTCCGAGCACCTGCTGGAGACCACCGGCAAGGAGCTGCGCAAGCTCATGAGCTGGGTCGACGAGGAGGCGTAA
- the serA gene encoding phosphoglycerate dehydrogenase: protein MSSKPVVLIAEELSPATVDALGPDFEIRHCNGADRAELLPAIADVDAILIRSATKVDAEAVAAARKLKVVARAGVGLDNVDVSAATKAGVMVVNAPTSNIVTAAELACGLLLATARNIPQANAALKNSEWKRSKYTGVELAEKTLGVVGLGRIGALVAQRMSAFGMKVVAYDPYVQPARAAQMGVKVLTLDELLEVSDFITVHLPKTPETLGLIGEDALHKVKPTVRIVNAARGGIVDEEALYSALKEGRVAGAGLDVYAKEPCTDSPLFEFDQVVCTPHLGASTDEAQEKAGIAVARSVRLALAGELVPDAVNVQGGVIAEDVKPGLPLAERLGRIFTALAGEVAVRLDVEVYGEITQHDVKVLELSALKGVFEDVVDETVSYVNAPLFAQERGVEVRLTTSSESADHRNVVTVRGTLADGEEVSVSGTLAGPKHVQKIVAVGEYDVDLALADHMVVLRYEDRPGVVGTVGRVIGEAGINIAGMQVARAGVGGEALAVLTVDDTVPAGVLAEVSAEIGATSARSVNLV from the coding sequence GTGAGCTCGAAACCTGTCGTACTCATCGCTGAAGAGCTGTCGCCCGCGACCGTCGACGCACTCGGTCCGGACTTCGAGATCCGGCACTGCAACGGCGCCGACCGGGCCGAACTGCTCCCCGCCATCGCCGACGTCGACGCGATCCTGATCCGCTCGGCCACCAAGGTCGACGCCGAGGCCGTCGCCGCCGCCCGCAAGCTCAAGGTCGTCGCCCGCGCCGGTGTCGGCCTGGACAACGTGGACGTCTCCGCCGCCACCAAGGCCGGCGTGATGGTCGTCAACGCCCCGACCTCCAACATCGTGACCGCCGCCGAACTGGCCTGCGGTCTGCTCCTCGCCACCGCCCGCAACATCCCGCAGGCCAACGCCGCGCTGAAGAACAGCGAGTGGAAGCGCAGCAAGTACACCGGCGTCGAGCTGGCCGAGAAGACCCTCGGCGTCGTCGGCCTCGGCCGCATCGGCGCCCTGGTCGCCCAGCGCATGTCCGCCTTCGGCATGAAGGTCGTCGCCTACGACCCGTACGTGCAGCCCGCGCGGGCCGCGCAGATGGGCGTCAAGGTGCTGACGCTGGACGAGCTGCTGGAGGTCTCCGACTTCATCACCGTCCACCTGCCCAAGACCCCCGAGACGCTCGGCCTGATCGGCGAGGACGCGCTGCACAAGGTCAAGCCGACCGTGCGCATCGTCAACGCCGCGCGCGGCGGCATCGTCGACGAGGAGGCGCTGTACTCGGCGCTGAAGGAGGGCCGGGTCGCCGGCGCGGGCCTGGACGTGTACGCCAAGGAGCCGTGCACCGACTCCCCGCTCTTCGAGTTCGACCAGGTCGTCTGCACCCCGCACCTGGGCGCCTCCACGGACGAGGCGCAGGAGAAGGCGGGCATCGCCGTCGCCAGGTCGGTGCGCCTCGCCCTCGCCGGTGAGCTGGTGCCGGACGCGGTCAACGTGCAGGGCGGCGTCATCGCCGAGGACGTCAAGCCGGGCCTCCCGCTCGCCGAGCGCCTGGGCCGCATCTTCACGGCGCTCGCCGGTGAGGTCGCCGTCCGCCTCGACGTCGAGGTCTACGGCGAGATCACCCAGCACGACGTGAAGGTCCTGGAGCTGTCCGCGCTCAAGGGCGTCTTCGAGGACGTCGTCGACGAGACGGTCTCCTACGTCAACGCGCCGCTGTTCGCGCAGGAGCGTGGTGTCGAGGTCCGCCTGACCACGAGCAGCGAGTCCGCCGACCACCGCAACGTGGTCACGGTGCGCGGCACCCTCGCCGACGGCGAGGAGGTGTCGGTCTCCGGCACCCTCGCCGGACCCAAGCACGTGCAGAAGATCGTCGCCGTCGGCGAGTACGACGTCGACCTCGCGCTCGCCGACCACATGGTCGTCCTGCGCTACGAGGACCGTCCCGGTGTCGTCGGCACGGTGGGCCGGGTCATCGGCGAGGCGGGCATCAACATCGCCGGTATGCAGGTGGCCCGCGCGGGCGTGGGCGGCGAGGCGCTGGCCGTGCTGACCGTGGACGACACGGTTCCGGCCGGGGTGCTCGCGGAGGTCTCGGCGGAGATCGGGGCCACCTCGGCCCGTTCCGTGAACCTGGTCTGA
- a CDS encoding MFS transporter produces the protein MTNSTSTTTRAGLAGRREWTALGVLMLPLLLVSMDVSVLYFAIPAISADLEPTGTQQLWIFDIYAFVLAGLLMTMGSLGDRIGRRRLLLIGAAAFGTASLVAAYANSAETLIAARAVLGIGGATLMPSTMALVRTMFTDPGQRAKAIGIWSGVMTAGIALGSVLSGILVQYFWWGSVFLVNLPAMALLLVLGPILLPESKNPAPGRFDLISVPLSMAAVLPVVYGLKEIPSEGVHPLYVASIATGLFFAALFVHRQRTAASPMVSPALFRGRGFAPAVVLNLISSFAMMGSAFFTTQYLQSVLGKSAMEAALWALLPSLPIGMAAPVATQLVQKGVNRAYVVTTGFAIGAAGYGMLAVAGTDSLWLVLAACAVLSSGIVMVISQMTDLALGAAPAEQAGAASSLLETGSEFGGALGMATLGSIGTAIYRHDIPAGAPAPAHETLGGALAVAGQLPGRTGEALVTAAREAFTHGMQGAALAGAALLVLAGIAATATLRRVSVRAEAVEETEQAQPEKVLA, from the coding sequence ATGACGAACTCGACGAGCACGACGACCCGGGCCGGTCTCGCCGGCCGCCGCGAATGGACCGCCCTCGGCGTGCTGATGCTGCCGCTGCTGCTGGTCTCGATGGATGTCTCGGTCCTCTACTTCGCCATCCCGGCGATCAGCGCGGACCTGGAGCCCACCGGCACCCAGCAGCTGTGGATCTTCGACATCTACGCGTTCGTCCTGGCCGGGCTGCTGATGACGATGGGCTCGCTCGGCGACCGCATCGGCCGCCGCCGGCTGCTGCTGATCGGCGCCGCCGCCTTCGGCACCGCCTCCCTGGTCGCCGCCTACGCGAACAGCGCGGAGACCCTGATCGCGGCCCGCGCGGTGCTCGGCATCGGCGGCGCCACCCTGATGCCCTCGACCATGGCGCTGGTGCGCACGATGTTCACCGACCCCGGTCAGCGCGCCAAGGCGATCGGCATCTGGTCCGGTGTGATGACGGCCGGCATCGCGCTCGGCTCGGTGCTCAGCGGCATCCTGGTGCAGTACTTCTGGTGGGGCTCGGTCTTCCTGGTCAACCTGCCCGCGATGGCGCTGCTGCTGGTGCTCGGCCCGATCCTGCTCCCCGAGTCGAAGAACCCCGCCCCCGGCCGGTTCGACCTGATCAGCGTCCCGCTGTCGATGGCCGCCGTGCTCCCCGTGGTCTACGGCCTCAAGGAGATCCCCTCCGAGGGCGTCCACCCGCTCTACGTCGCCTCGATCGCCACCGGCCTGTTCTTCGCGGCCCTGTTCGTCCACCGCCAGCGCACCGCCGCCTCCCCGATGGTCTCGCCCGCCCTCTTCCGCGGCCGCGGCTTCGCCCCCGCCGTCGTCCTCAACCTGATCTCCTCGTTCGCCATGATGGGCTCGGCCTTCTTCACCACGCAGTACCTCCAGTCGGTGCTCGGCAAGAGCGCGATGGAGGCCGCCCTGTGGGCGCTGCTGCCCTCGCTGCCGATCGGCATGGCGGCCCCGGTCGCCACCCAGCTGGTGCAGAAGGGCGTCAACCGGGCCTACGTCGTCACCACCGGCTTCGCCATCGGCGCCGCGGGCTACGGGATGCTGGCCGTGGCCGGTACGGACTCCCTCTGGCTGGTCCTGGCGGCCTGCGCGGTCCTGTCCTCCGGCATCGTGATGGTGATCTCCCAGATGACCGACCTGGCGCTGGGCGCGGCCCCGGCGGAGCAGGCGGGCGCCGCCTCCTCGCTGCTGGAGACCGGCTCGGAGTTCGGCGGGGCGCTGGGCATGGCGACGCTCGGCTCCATCGGCACGGCGATCTACCGCCACGACATCCCGGCCGGTGCCCCCGCCCCGGCCCACGAGACCCTGGGCGGCGCGCTCGCCGTCGCCGGACAGCTCCCCGGCCGGACCGGAGAGGCCCTGGTCACCGCGGCCCGCGAAGCCTTCACCCACGGGATGCAGGGCGCGGCCCTCGCCGGAGCGGCCCTGCTGGTCCTGGCCGGGATCGCGGCCACGGCGACCCTGCGCCGGGTGAGCGTCCGGGCCGAGGCGGTCGAGGAGACCGAGCAGGCGCAGCCCGAGAAGGTGCTCGCCTGA
- a CDS encoding TetR/AcrR family transcriptional regulator: MGHREDLLDGAKRCLLEKGFVRTTARDIVKESGTNLASIGYHYGSKDALLVRAYVSLVEEMSGSGGPAWSAAAGSGSAPGSLERFQEVWEQIIRSVPASRPTWLLSLELILQGDRLPEVRKLLAQAQEEGRSGILPLFTDVPEADLDKEAVDTEGRLYQTLLQGLMVQWLFDPDTATRADQLTEGLRRVLAGAAQSAQR, encoded by the coding sequence ATGGGACATCGTGAGGATCTGCTCGACGGCGCGAAGCGCTGCCTGCTGGAGAAGGGGTTCGTGCGGACGACCGCGCGCGACATCGTCAAGGAGTCCGGGACCAACCTGGCCTCCATCGGCTACCACTACGGCTCGAAGGACGCGCTGCTGGTGAGGGCCTATGTCTCCCTCGTCGAGGAGATGAGCGGCAGCGGCGGCCCCGCCTGGTCGGCGGCGGCCGGGAGCGGCTCGGCCCCCGGGTCGCTGGAGCGGTTCCAGGAGGTCTGGGAGCAGATCATCCGCTCGGTGCCGGCCTCCCGCCCCACCTGGCTGCTCAGCCTGGAGCTGATCCTCCAGGGCGACCGGCTGCCCGAGGTGCGCAAGCTGCTCGCGCAGGCCCAGGAGGAGGGCCGCTCCGGCATCCTGCCCCTGTTCACCGACGTCCCCGAGGCCGACCTCGACAAGGAGGCCGTCGACACCGAGGGCCGCCTCTACCAGACCCTCCTCCAGGGCCTCATGGTGCAGTGGCTCTTCGACCCGGACACCGCCACCCGCGCCGACCAGCTCACCGAGGGCCTGCGCCGGGTGCTGGCGGGCGCCGCGCAGAGCGCCCAGCGGTAG
- a CDS encoding PucR family transcriptional regulator: MRENARVTADYKGDYQELIDEISELLGAPATLENRNFELIAFGTYDSEGDLDPAALDPVRTRSILTRRSTAAVRRWFEGFGITRATGPVRIPPTPEAGVYRGRICLPVRHRGVVLGYVWLLVDDPGPAEPQLTAAMRVTGRIGALLADEAQHGADLTRELRAVLTAERGWPRDMAVAELRTALGPRAEGPHSMVCVAPWPSADPDDAPSVRTLPGATALCTVPWGAADQCLALLVRLRSADSPTPAVSAATRLLEQAPGGGAGGTAGGAAGAAAGIAAGRTGLAELGTAWAQAVAAARAALAEPRLGPVAQWARIGPYRLLTSLTGEAAHDAAVAPLLSRAHQELARTAEVYLDCAGQAGRTAAELGVHRQTLYYRLSRVEQLTGLDLDDGEDRLLLHMALKAARL, from the coding sequence ATGCGGGAGAATGCCCGGGTGACGGCGGATTACAAGGGCGACTACCAGGAGCTGATCGACGAGATCTCGGAGCTGCTGGGCGCTCCGGCCACCCTGGAGAACCGGAACTTCGAGCTGATCGCCTTCGGCACCTACGACAGCGAGGGCGACCTCGACCCCGCCGCGCTCGACCCGGTGCGCACCCGCTCGATCCTCACCCGCCGCTCCACGGCCGCGGTGCGCCGCTGGTTCGAGGGCTTCGGCATCACCCGCGCCACCGGCCCGGTCCGCATCCCGCCCACCCCGGAGGCGGGCGTCTACCGGGGGCGGATCTGCCTGCCGGTACGCCACCGGGGAGTCGTCCTCGGCTATGTCTGGCTGCTGGTGGACGACCCGGGCCCGGCGGAACCGCAGCTCACCGCGGCCATGCGGGTGACGGGCCGCATCGGGGCGCTGCTCGCCGACGAGGCGCAGCACGGCGCCGACCTCACCCGCGAGCTGCGGGCGGTGCTGACCGCCGAGCGGGGCTGGCCCCGGGACATGGCGGTGGCCGAGCTGCGGACGGCGCTGGGGCCGCGCGCGGAGGGGCCGCACTCGATGGTGTGCGTGGCGCCCTGGCCCTCGGCCGACCCGGACGACGCGCCCTCGGTGCGCACCCTGCCGGGCGCGACGGCCCTGTGCACCGTGCCGTGGGGGGCGGCGGACCAGTGTCTGGCGCTGCTGGTGCGGCTGCGCTCGGCGGACTCCCCGACCCCGGCGGTGTCGGCGGCGACCCGGCTGCTGGAGCAGGCGCCCGGCGGCGGGGCGGGGGGCACGGCGGGCGGTGCGGCGGGCGCGGCGGCCGGGATCGCCGCCGGGCGCACCGGCCTCGCCGAGCTGGGCACGGCGTGGGCGCAGGCGGTGGCGGCGGCCCGCGCAGCGCTCGCGGAGCCCCGGCTCGGTCCGGTGGCGCAGTGGGCGCGCATCGGCCCCTACCGGCTGCTGACCTCGCTGACCGGCGAGGCCGCGCACGACGCGGCGGTGGCGCCGCTCCTCTCCCGGGCCCACCAGGAGCTGGCCCGCACGGCGGAGGTCTATCTGGACTGCGCCGGGCAGGCCGGGCGGACCGCCGCCGAGCTGGGCGTGCACCGCCAGACCCTCTACTACCGGCTGTCCCGGGTGGAGCAGCTCACCGGGCTCGACCTGGACGACGGCGAGGACCGGCTGCTGCTGCACATGGCACTGAAGGCGGCGCGGCTGTAG
- a CDS encoding proline dehydrogenase family protein, translating to MLGPVILAASRSDRIRRLVSAAPVTKQVVDRFIPGETVDDIVPIVADLTGKGLDLTMDVVGEDITTPEQSTIARDAYLALVDHIKDLDLGPRVEMSVKLTMFGQTLPGGHELALANVRPVVEAAAAIGTTVTLDAEDHTTLDSMFAIHEELRKDFPQTGCVIQAYLFRTEADARRLAASGSRVRLVKGAYKEPAEVAYQDKHEIDKAYVRILRTLMDGDGYPMVGSHDPRLISIAQELARTAGRKLDEYEFQMLYGIRSDEHLRLAAEGHRMRVYTAYGTDWYGYFMRRLAEKPANLRFFARSMLSRG from the coding sequence GTGCTGGGTCCCGTGATTCTCGCCGCGTCGCGCAGCGACCGGATACGCCGTCTCGTCTCGGCGGCTCCGGTGACCAAGCAGGTCGTGGACCGCTTCATCCCCGGCGAGACCGTGGACGACATCGTCCCCATCGTCGCGGACCTCACCGGCAAGGGCCTCGACCTGACCATGGACGTGGTCGGCGAGGACATCACCACCCCCGAGCAGTCGACCATCGCCCGGGACGCCTACCTGGCGCTCGTCGACCACATCAAGGACCTGGACCTGGGCCCGCGCGTCGAGATGTCCGTCAAGCTGACGATGTTCGGGCAGACCCTCCCCGGCGGCCACGAGCTGGCCCTCGCCAACGTCCGCCCGGTCGTCGAGGCCGCCGCCGCGATCGGCACCACGGTCACCCTGGACGCCGAGGACCACACCACCCTCGACTCGATGTTCGCCATCCACGAGGAGCTGCGGAAGGACTTCCCGCAGACCGGCTGTGTCATCCAGGCCTACCTCTTCCGCACCGAGGCCGACGCGCGCCGCCTCGCCGCGAGCGGTTCTCGCGTACGGTTGGTGAAGGGCGCCTACAAGGAGCCCGCCGAGGTCGCCTACCAGGACAAGCACGAGATCGACAAGGCGTACGTGCGGATCCTGCGCACTCTGATGGACGGCGACGGGTACCCGATGGTCGGGTCCCACGACCCCCGTCTCATCTCCATCGCGCAGGAGCTGGCCCGCACGGCCGGCCGCAAGCTCGACGAGTACGAGTTTCAGATGCTGTACGGCATCCGCAGCGACGAGCACCTGCGCCTGGCCGCCGAGGGCCACCGTATGCGCGTCTACACCGCCTACGGCACGGACTGGTACGGCTACTTCATGCGCCGTCTGGCGGAGAAGCCGGCCAACCTGCGCTTCTTCGCGCGGAGCATGCTCAGCCGAGGCTGA